The following proteins are co-located in the Desulfatitalea tepidiphila genome:
- a CDS encoding molybdopterin-dependent oxidoreductase produces the protein MSESSPEMDNSDTTIVSTGCCHDCGGRCILKAHVKAGKIIRFESDTGKAPQIRACARGRAYRQRLYSPQRLQYPLRRVGARGSGKFERLSWDEALDVVATHLKRIKTIYGNSAILFLPGAGNQGMLHGPTAPGLLLTQFGGFTRYWGIPSYEGALFASMATYGTIRTGHSRDDLMNSRMIIMWGWNPANTIWDPETNLWLARARENGTRIVAVDPRYTDSAATFADQWIPIRPGTDAAMLAAMAHVMISESLFDRNFIAKYTVGFDAYKDYVLGKCDGTAKTPRWAEPITRVPAQTIADLARAYAKSKPSALIAGWGPARTAIGEQYARGAAVLCAITGNIGINGGYASGFMRAYSSRETGHLIKKDPSRQIDKSKGIPSSNPVENGALPRPNSLYKLSGGTNATSARIHQSKIWDAILRGRAGGYPADLKMAYIVASNCLNQYPNSNRGAQALKSLEFVVVHEQFMTATARHADIVLPVNTFMERNDIAPPWLGSPYYIYLNKAVDSLYESKSDLEICRELAPRLGLSADFFKMSDEDILRMFASRRKDIPDFDTMQREGGLKIEMAEPIVAFKDQVRDPQNKSFPTLSGKIEIDCALLAEMDNARIPAVPKYLGHSEHYDTPLAQTYPLQLLTTHSKIRTHSTLEQVPWLQALECQGAWIHPSDAQCRGITDGDRIDIFNDRGRIRVNAYVTERIMPGVVNVCQGAWYAPDDDGVDIGGCANTLTLDEPSPGGAFPMNSALVQVERTQQNQQEKSS, from the coding sequence ATGAGCGAATCGTCACCAGAAATGGACAACAGCGACACAACCATTGTCAGCACGGGTTGCTGTCATGATTGCGGCGGCCGTTGCATTCTCAAAGCGCATGTCAAAGCCGGCAAAATCATCCGGTTCGAATCCGATACCGGCAAAGCGCCCCAGATTCGAGCCTGCGCGCGCGGGCGGGCCTATCGGCAGAGGCTTTATTCGCCGCAACGACTACAGTACCCCCTGCGCCGCGTCGGCGCCCGGGGTTCGGGCAAGTTTGAAAGGCTGAGCTGGGACGAAGCCCTCGATGTAGTGGCCACCCACCTCAAACGCATCAAAACAATTTACGGCAACAGCGCCATTCTTTTTTTGCCCGGGGCGGGCAACCAGGGCATGCTACACGGGCCAACTGCGCCGGGTTTGCTGCTTACCCAGTTCGGCGGGTTTACCCGCTATTGGGGTATCCCCTCCTATGAAGGGGCCCTGTTCGCCTCTATGGCCACCTATGGCACCATCCGCACCGGACACTCCCGCGACGACCTGATGAACTCGCGAATGATCATCATGTGGGGGTGGAACCCGGCCAACACCATCTGGGACCCGGAAACAAACCTGTGGCTGGCCAGGGCCCGGGAAAACGGCACCCGGATTGTGGCCGTCGATCCGCGCTACACCGATTCGGCGGCGACCTTCGCCGACCAGTGGATTCCCATACGGCCAGGTACGGACGCAGCCATGCTGGCCGCCATGGCCCATGTGATGATCAGCGAATCGTTGTTTGACCGAAATTTTATCGCAAAATACACCGTGGGATTCGATGCCTATAAAGATTATGTATTGGGCAAGTGTGACGGGACCGCCAAGACCCCACGGTGGGCCGAGCCGATCACCCGGGTACCGGCACAAACGATCGCCGATCTGGCCCGGGCCTACGCGAAATCCAAACCCTCCGCTCTCATTGCAGGGTGGGGGCCGGCCCGAACGGCCATCGGCGAACAATACGCGCGCGGCGCCGCGGTGTTGTGCGCCATCACCGGCAACATCGGCATCAACGGCGGATACGCTTCCGGGTTCATGCGTGCTTATTCCAGCCGGGAAACCGGCCACCTGATAAAAAAAGACCCCTCCAGGCAGATTGACAAGTCCAAGGGCATTCCTTCGTCCAATCCGGTGGAAAACGGCGCTCTGCCCAGGCCCAACAGCCTCTACAAGTTGAGTGGCGGCACCAACGCCACCAGCGCCCGGATTCACCAGAGCAAGATCTGGGATGCCATCCTGCGCGGCCGGGCCGGTGGTTACCCGGCCGACCTGAAGATGGCCTACATCGTGGCCAGCAATTGCCTCAACCAGTATCCCAACAGCAATCGCGGCGCCCAGGCCTTGAAATCCCTGGAGTTCGTGGTGGTGCACGAGCAGTTCATGACGGCCACTGCCCGGCATGCCGATATCGTGCTGCCGGTCAACACTTTCATGGAGCGCAACGACATCGCACCGCCCTGGCTCGGCTCGCCCTATTACATCTACCTTAACAAGGCCGTCGATTCTCTGTACGAGTCCAAATCCGATCTTGAAATCTGTCGGGAGCTGGCACCGCGCCTGGGTCTTTCTGCCGATTTTTTCAAGATGTCCGACGAGGATATTTTGCGAATGTTCGCATCACGGCGCAAGGATATCCCGGATTTTGACACCATGCAGCGCGAAGGTGGCCTGAAAATCGAGATGGCCGAACCAATCGTGGCGTTCAAGGATCAGGTCCGGGATCCGCAAAACAAATCGTTTCCCACCCTGTCCGGAAAGATCGAAATCGACTGCGCCCTTCTGGCCGAAATGGATAATGCACGCATTCCCGCGGTACCGAAGTACCTCGGCCACAGTGAACACTATGACACCCCACTGGCCCAAACGTACCCGCTGCAGTTGCTCACTACCCATTCCAAGATCCGTACCCATTCGACCCTCGAACAGGTACCCTGGCTCCAGGCGCTGGAGTGCCAAGGGGCTTGGATTCACCCCTCAGACGCCCAGTGTAGAGGGATTACCGACGGCGACCGGATCGATATTTTCAACGACCGCGGCCGAATTCGGGTCAACGCCTATGTAACCGAGCGCATCATGCCGGGGGTGGTCAATGTCTGCCAGGGGGCTTGGTACGCGCCGGACGATGATGGGGTGGACATCGGCGGATGCGCCAACACCCTCACACTGGACGAGCCCTCGCCGGGCGGCGCCTTCCCCATGAACAGTGCCCTGGTGCAGGTGGAACGTACCCAGCAGAATCAACAGGAGAAATCGTCATGA
- a CDS encoding universal stress protein, with translation MVQKIKKILFTSDLSEDSVEVFQQTVGLAFQTGASIVLLHVIDNAASDNQKRVSYLIDSETYERIRKEGQEVAKNVLIGKQKSLPIIQNAMREHYGKASDQITGPDQQITIDAIHVLYGNPAEKIVEVAETFDCDLIAMGYHKKGSILKALAGRAEKGVMRKSRKPLLLVPLES, from the coding sequence ATGGTTCAGAAAATCAAAAAAATTCTATTTACCTCAGATCTTTCCGAGGATTCGGTCGAAGTTTTTCAACAAACGGTAGGACTGGCCTTTCAAACCGGGGCCTCCATTGTGTTGCTGCACGTCATCGACAATGCCGCCTCCGACAACCAGAAGAGGGTGAGCTACCTGATCGACAGCGAGACGTATGAACGTATCCGTAAAGAGGGCCAGGAGGTGGCTAAAAACGTGCTCATCGGAAAACAGAAGTCCCTGCCGATCATTCAGAATGCCATGCGCGAACACTATGGAAAGGCTTCGGATCAAATCACGGGCCCGGACCAGCAGATCACCATCGATGCCATCCATGTGCTGTATGGAAATCCGGCCGAAAAAATTGTGGAGGTCGCCGAGACGTTCGATTGCGACCTGATCGCCATGGGATATCATAAAAAAGGATCTATCCTGAAGGCGCTGGCGGGCCGTGCCGAAAAAGGCGTCATGCGCAAGAGCAGAAAACCATTGCTCCTGGTGCCGCTCGAATCTTGA
- a CDS encoding sigma-54-dependent transcriptional regulator, with product MTSKSTILIIDDDHFVTESLSEFLGLQSYHVIVAQDGKTGLKHFEMYHPPIVLLDQELPDKNGLDICREILDLDPFVKVIFITAHASIPYAVDAMQSGAFNYLPKPFSLEELLISIQMAAKSLKLEGKIKVQEYENKRKRTETKLIGHSDAIAQLRGQIKLAAASDAAVLVTGETGVGKNLIAREIHRRQGRREPYLTINCSAIPENLIESEYFGYEKGTFTGADTRREGIFELADGGTLVLDEIGDIPYHLQSKLLSVLEEKQVRRIGSAHPIHVDVRIIALTNRDLTQAIQEKLFREDLYYRLAVIHIKVPALRQHIEDLPALARHFTANFCGGEVDLSEEQLGRLAAYPWPGNVRELRNIIERASLLRQGNGIRPAELLSAADPGSLGVICKPTPPPTALDITPLENVIQQHIARTLQACGGNKSRAAKHLGLSLSTLKRKLKSYDN from the coding sequence ATGACATCCAAATCGACCATTTTGATCATTGACGACGACCATTTTGTCACTGAATCGTTGTCCGAATTTTTAGGACTTCAATCCTACCACGTCATCGTCGCCCAGGATGGCAAAACCGGCCTGAAACACTTTGAGATGTATCACCCGCCGATCGTGTTGCTGGACCAGGAACTGCCCGACAAAAACGGGCTCGACATCTGCCGGGAGATATTGGACCTTGACCCTTTCGTAAAAGTCATCTTCATTACGGCCCATGCTTCCATTCCATACGCGGTGGACGCCATGCAGAGCGGTGCGTTCAACTATCTGCCCAAGCCGTTTTCCCTGGAAGAGCTGCTCATATCCATCCAGATGGCCGCCAAGAGCCTCAAGCTCGAAGGCAAAATAAAGGTTCAGGAATACGAAAACAAACGCAAACGGACCGAAACGAAACTCATCGGTCATTCAGATGCGATTGCGCAGCTGCGCGGCCAGATCAAACTGGCGGCCGCATCGGATGCAGCAGTGTTGGTCACCGGCGAAACCGGGGTCGGTAAAAACTTGATCGCCAGGGAGATCCATCGGCGTCAAGGCCGGCGGGAGCCCTATCTGACTATCAATTGCTCGGCGATTCCCGAGAATCTGATCGAATCGGAATATTTTGGATATGAAAAAGGGACCTTTACCGGTGCGGATACCCGTCGGGAAGGCATTTTCGAACTTGCGGACGGCGGCACCCTGGTTTTGGACGAAATCGGCGATATCCCCTACCACCTCCAGAGCAAACTGCTGTCTGTGCTCGAAGAAAAGCAGGTCCGTCGAATCGGCAGCGCCCATCCCATCCACGTCGATGTGCGTATCATCGCCTTGACCAACCGCGACCTGACCCAGGCCATTCAGGAAAAACTATTTCGGGAAGACTTATATTATCGATTGGCCGTCATTCACATCAAGGTTCCCGCGCTGCGGCAGCATATCGAGGACCTCCCTGCACTCGCCCGCCATTTTACAGCGAATTTCTGCGGCGGCGAGGTGGACTTGTCAGAAGAACAACTCGGGAGGCTTGCGGCCTACCCCTGGCCGGGAAACGTACGCGAGCTTCGCAATATCATCGAGCGGGCCTCACTCCTGCGCCAGGGCAACGGCATCCGGCCGGCAGAACTCCTATCCGCCGCTGACCCGGGATCATTGGGTGTCATCTGTAAACCGACACCGCCCCCCACTGCACTCGACATCACGCCCCTGGAGAATGTTATCCAGCAACACATCGCGAGGACGCTTCAGGCGTGCGGGGGCAACAAGAGCCGGGCCGCAAAACATCTGGGCCTATCTCTCTCTACATTGAAACGCAAGCTCAAATCCTACGACAATTAA